The Brevibacterium atlanticum genome segment ACGACCATGACCTCGGCAGCGGGGCCGTAGACGGTGAACACCGTCTGCACGGCGTCGAGGAGCCCGCCGATGCCGGTGATCGTCTCGGTCGGCAACACGAGCAGCATGGCGAGGACCGGCAGGAGATAGCAGAGCGCGGAGATGAAACCGGAACGTGCGATGGCGACGGGGATGTCCTTCTTCGGGTTCTTCATTTCGTCCGACGCGCTGTTCGAGGCCTCGAACCCTAGGTAGGAGAAGAGCAGGAGCGGCACAAGCCCGAGGAAGCCGCCGAGGCTGGGACTGAAGTCCGAGAGGTGGAGGGGCTGAACTCCGTGCTGGGCGGCGTAGATGATCGTGGTGAAGAGGAAGAACGCGATGAAGATGACCTTGAGCACGCCGCCGAGCGTGGGCAGCCACTTCGCCTTCGCCAACGACAGAATCGCCGCGATCACCGTGATCCAGATGAAGACGATCTTGAAGATCCAGTCGCCGATCGATCCGGCCTCGAGCGGGCTGATGAACTGGTTCCAGGTGCCGGTGGCGAGGAACGCCATCGAACCGCCGACCCACACTGGCTGAGTGACCCAACTGAGTATCGAGGCGATCGCACCTGCGGGCCGCCCGAAGGCCTGGCGGACCCAGATATAGGCTCCGCCCTCACCGACGAAGGTGCTGCCGGTCTCGGCGAAGACGAGCGCGTAGGGCACGAGGAAGAAGATCGCGAGGACGAGTGTCCAGGTGAAGGTCTCCGCTCCGAATCCCGCGGTCTCGGCGAGGACTTCGATGCTCAATACCGCCGACATGACGATGAGCACGATGTCGAATCGGCCGAGCGATTTCTTCAGATGCTGCTTCTGTTCGTCCGCGTATGCGGTCGTGCGTTCGAGGGAAGACACCATCCACCTCCTTGTGAGTGGGCGTCCGATGGAGTTCTTTGAGTTACACCGTAAAGAATTGCACGAAACACCGGTCGGCAACAGGGGCACGGCCATACCGATCGGCGCTTGCCTAGATCACTTCTGGAGATAATGGGGTTATGGCCCGACCGAAGAATCAGACGAATCGCCGCGCACAGATGGTGCAGGCGGCGAAGGAGGCGATTGCTGCGCGCGGCATCACCGGTCTCCGCGCGATCGATGTCGCCGCGTATTCCGAGCTGGGCGCGGGGTCGGTGGCGTATTACTACCCTGACCTCAGCGAGCTCGTGCGCGAGGTGCACCAGGACGCGGTCTCTCGCTTCTATTGGAGTCGACAGCAGCAGTCGTGCGAAGGCGACGACCCGCGGGTGAAACTGACGAACATGATCCACAGTGGGATCCCAGTCTCACGAGAGGACATCGATTTCCAGGTTCTGGGCGAACTCCATACGCACGCCTATAGAGACGGGTTCCATGCTGAACTCATGGCGGAACTCTTTCGACTCGAGGTCTCGCTCTATCACTCGATCCTCAGTGAGGGGGTTGAAACTGCGGACTTTGCAATGGCTGTGTCGGAGGAGACTGCGGCAAAGAACCTTGTGGCGTTGGAGGACGCTTACGCCCTGCATTTCATGGGAGGAACTCCGCTCGACACGGAGGCGATCTACGAACTGATCGTCGCCAACGCCGAGGCGCTGACGGGGTGCCGCCGCTTGTATTCTTCGACGGCCCGGAGATCACTCGGATGAGCGATTGTCTTCGTTGTTAGTTGGCAGGTGTGCGTAAGCGGTAGTGCCCGGGCTTGGCTCACCGTGATGTTCGTGCTGTTAGGCGCCCTCTGGCATTGCTTCGTCAATCAATAAAATGGGGCAAACGGCTATACTATATTCGCGGGTGGAGTGCGTGGCGCGATCTTTTGTTGAGAAAACTGTTTCGGTATACTTGTTATCTCCGAAAATCAATAAAAGCGCGCGGGTGGCCGTATAGCGTAATACGCGAAAGCATGAATATACCTTAAGTCAAATAGCAAATAGTCTGATTCAGGATTCTACTGTTCGCCGGGGCGTCTTGGAGCGGCAACTGATTCCCGCTGTGCATTGTCAAGGAATCGGGATGGCTGGAAAAGTTTGAGTAGGCTATTCGGTTCTCCGCCCAGAATTTCCTCAGACAGGATTTCGGCTAGCAATGGAGAGAGGACTATTCCGCTGTGTGCGACCGCAGCAAAAATGGCTGAGTTGGGACGGATTCGACCGACAGCGGGTAGGCCATCTGCCGGAATCACGCGATGGCCGACGCGTATGTCTACAACCTGTGTTTCAAGATCGGGGAAAAGTTTCGAGACGCGGGCGGAAAACTCTTCGACCACTGTTTTGCCGGGTTCTTGATGTTGATCCGCGGACGAATCGAGATCAAGGGCTTGCACCAATAGGCGCTCGTCATTTTCTGGTCGGAGATTCAATCTATCGGTCGTGACGAGCCCTTGAACAGGGTGTCCGGGGGCTTCGACACGAGCAAGGTAGCCGTACGCTGAGCCATTGACAACTGCTGGTACCAGCGGAAGTCTTCCACCTGCAGACTCAACTAGGTGCTCACTTCCATTGCCAGCGGCCACTACCGCTACTCGCCCGTTAATGTTACCTTGGCCCGTCACTACAGTGACGCCGTCCGAAGTTTCCCGAACGCTAGTGGCGCGGCACTTATGCATCGAGAATCGCTCGTTCTTAACCAGGCCGTCCAAGAGCGTGCGCGTTCTTGTGACTGGGAAGGCGTGACCCTCTGCCTCGAAGACCGCCGCAATGGCAGAGGCTGGTACTTGAAGCCCTGTCAGTTCCTCTGCCTCGGTTGAATCTATCCACGCGGCGGGGTAGCCAAGCGAGATGAGACGTTCGACCCGCTCGGTCAGGGTCTGTCGGTGTTCTTCATCGTCTGCAAATTCCACATGGCCAGCGAATGTTACCGATTGGGGGTCGTCTTGAGCGATTTCCTGCCATCTGCGCAGACCTTCGACATTCAGTCGGTGGTAAGCAAGAGGATGTTTTCTGTGACTGTTGATCCACCCATAGCTCACCGCTGAAGTGCCACTTGCAGGCTCGTCGAAGTCCAGCAGCTCTACCGTCTGCCCGCGCTTGACGAGCGCATCTGCGAGGCTGACTCCGATAATTCCGGCGCCGATGACAATTACCGACTGCTCTAACTGACTTGTCATGAGTGAGAAATGCCTTCCGAGTCTTTGTTGCTAGTCGTGTTGGATGGTGCTGATTTGGAGCCGGGGTGAGTGAGGCCGACCTTCTCGGCGGTCAGCAGAATGTCTTGGCCCGAGATAGCCGTCCTGAGCTGGTTAAGTCCCTCCATGCGCTCGAGAGCGCGTTCGGGATTCTGGGCTGCTACTGCGTTGACGAGGGCTTGGGAGACGAGTAGCGGAATTGATGCGTCGCTTGCTGAAGACAGTGATGTCGGAGAGGTCGTAATTACATGATCGGCCGTCTCCCGGATCGGCATTCCGATGGCCTCCGTAATGAGTATCACGGTGAGGCCGAGCTTTCGGGCATGCTGGCAAGCGACCGTGATTTCGTCGAATTCCCGAATTGGCGCAAACACGATGAGCACAGTTCCGGGAGCTAACTGGACGAGTTCATCCGCAAGAAGTACGCCGGATGCGCGCGACGAATCGGCAGATAGTCCGACTCTGGAAAGGAAGAAAGCCAGATAGTCCGCGATGAAGCCAGTTGGCGACAGGCCGTAACAGGCGACATGGTCGGAATCTGCGACAGACTGGACGATTGCGTTCCACTCGGTATCACTAATCGTTTCACGAAACTGTTCAACTGCGACAGCGGTGTCGTCGATAACTGTGCGAAGGTGGCTGCCGGCAGTGGTCGAGTGCATCCGCCGATGAATGACAGCTCCCGGGTCGGCTCTGCTGGCCACGAGCGACATCGCCGCCTTCCGGACTTCCTTCATCCCGCGATATCCGAGAGCACGTGCAGCGCGGATCACGCTGGCATCGCTCGTCCCGATCACCTTCGCGATATCTTTCGCACTCGATGTGGCCACCTGATCCGGGTGGCGAGCGAAATACGATGCGATATCCGCCAGTGTGCCGCGTAAGCGCGGCCCCACTCGGGTTGCGCGTTCGAACAAGGTCTCGTCGCTGGTGTCATCTTCAGCCACAGCACTCCTTCTCCTGATCTGGCGTCTACTGCTAGCCGCCGCTGTGCTCAATCGTGCCCGGATGCTTCAAGGAAAGAAAGCGGCGGATCCACGAGACATGACGGAAACACTACACAGCTATATTGGTATGTAGTATAAACGATATTGGAGTCGCCGATGTCGTCGATAAGCTAAGGGGTACAACCATGCATGACCTGGCAGTAGTCGGTCTTGGTGCTCTAGGTACCCATGTCGCTCTTGCAGCTGCACGAAAAGGCCTCGACGTCGTCGGCCTGGATTCAGGGTCTGGAGATCACGAGCATTCAGCAACCGGTGGCCGTACTCGAATATTTCGGTTGGCATACACGTTCGGCACCGACTATGTTCCGGCTCTGCAGCGCTCTCTGACCTTCTGGAACAGCCTCAGCTCCCGCTATCCGGAGACACGTTTCGAGACCGGCGCGTTGATGATCGGGAACGCTGCAGACCCCGAAATAGCGAAGGCTGTGACTGCCGCACAAAGCTGCAATCTGCCTCACGAGCTACTTGATGCCTCCGCCATGTCAACGCGCTGGCCGATGCATCACCTGGTGCCCGGTGATATCGCGCTCTACGATCCTGCTGGCTCCCTACTCATTCCACCAGCAATCACCGCCCGAGTCAGAGCAGATGCCGAAGCGCTCGGAGCAACCCTGCGATTCCATTCTCCAGTCGCTGCTATCAAGGAAAGCTCGCGAGGCAGCATGATCACCTTGGGCAACGGAGAAGAACTCCGTTCCCGCCAGATCGTCGTCACCGCGGGCGCATGGTCCGGTCGTTTTGTTCCAGAGTTCACCAATGCCGTTGAACTTCGCCGCGCAATTCTCCATTGGTTTTCGACACCGAACGATTTCGAATACGGGCCCACACAGTTTCCGGTCGGCCTGCGGCGAACGGGCAACGTGCGCTACTCGTTCTTTCCTCAGGTTGATGCGAACGGAATCAAGGTCAACCTCCATTCTCCGAAGCAAGTGGTGCCGCAGCCGGAGATGCGCGAAATCAACCTTCCCTCCGATTTCGACGAGCTCGTCGATGGCCTCAAGAGGACGCTGACCGGGTTAGGCAGGAGAACGGCCTCCGCCGCCTATGTGGAGAGCTACACACCGGACTACCGGATACTGCTTGGCCGAGTCGCAAATACCAAGAACCGTTGGCTCTTGGCAGGCGGCTCTGGACAAGCGTTCAAACTGGCGCCTGCACTGGCAGAACACCTCGTCGAGCTCATCCAAGGCGAAGTACCGAGCTTGAGTCTTGACGGCGTGATCCGAAGTCCAGGGACACCGGCAGTCGAAGCTGTCCGAGGACCATGACTTCGGCACCGGTCGACTCGCCTCAGTAAGAACCGCTCCACACGATTACCTGTTATCACCAGAAGAGACACAATCGCAGAAATGCGAGAAGAGGAAGTAGAAGAATGCGAGTAGGCGTCGATATCGGCGGCACGTTCACGGACATCACAGCCGTGGATGACCAGGGTGTATTTCACATCGGTAAAATTCCGAGCACACTCGACGACCAGTCCGTGGCGCTGGCCCAGGGAGTCTCGGGCGTCCTCGAACGCAGCGGTGGCCAGGCAGGCGAGGTGGACTACCTCGGCCATGGAACGACAGTTGCGACGAACACTCTGCTCGAGCTGAATGGTTCACCCACCGCTCTTGTCGTCACCCGTGGATTTCGTGATGTCTTAGAGATCGCACGACAGAAGAGACCGAGCCTGTACGACTTGTTCGCTGAGAAGCCTCGCGTCCTTGTTCCGCGCAGCAGGGTCTTTGAGATCGATGAACGGCTGCTCGGGGATGGCACAGAATTACGTCCCGTTCAGTCCGACGACCTCGCGACTTTGCTGGAGAAACTCGCCCAGATCGACGTCACAGCAGTAGCCGTCTGTTTCCTCCACAGCTACCGTGACCCCGCGCACGAAATAGAGGTCGCGGAAGCGATTGCTGAACGCTTCCCCGATCGCTATGTGACTAGGTCGAGCGAAGTCGCACCAGAGTTCCGCGAGTACGAACGACTCTCGACCACAGTCATCAACGCGTTTATCGGGCCTCGCATGGACCGGTACGTTTCGATGCTTGAGAAGCGCACTAATGAACTCGGGGTTCCCGTGCCGCCTAAGATCATCCAGTCAAACGGTGGCATTGTCTCTCCGGACTCAATCGTACGCCGTCCAGTGAGTACCTTGTTGTCTGGGCCGAGCGCTGGGGTGCTGGGTGCTGCTTGGGTCTCTGAGAGATCTGGTTTCACCGAGCTCGTCACTTTCGATATGGGTGGAACCAGCACCGATGTCTGTCTCGTCAGAGACGGTGAGGCCCTCGTGACTGCCGAACGAAGCGTTGACGGATACATTGTCCGTACTCCAAGCGCCAACGTTCACACGGTTGGCGCTGGCGGCGGTTCGATTGCGCAGGTCGACGGTGCGGGTGCGCTGCAGGTCGGGCCACGCAGTGCTGGTGCTCGTCCTGGACCTGCGGCATATGGTCATGGAGGAACTCGTGCGACGGTGACCGACGCGAATATCGTGCTGAGTCGACAAGACCCTGACCAGGTCATCGGAGAAGGACTGCATCTCGATATTGAAGCGGCCGAACGTGTCGTGGAAGAGATCGGGACAGCACTCGCGATCGACGTTGAAGAAGCAGCCCTCGGTGTCATTCGCGTAGCTAACTCCCACATGGCTCGTGCGGTACGCGGAGTCAGCGTCGATAACGGCGATGATCCTAGGGATCTTGCTCTCGTTGCGTATGGCGGTGCTGGGCCACTGCACGCTGTGGAAGTCGCGCGAGAGGTGGGCATGAGAACTGTGATTGTCCCTCCCAACCCCGGCACGTTGTGCGCACTCGGCCTGCTTGTCAGCGAAGTCCGCACAGAGATCCGGCAGTCGAGTCTGCTCGATCTCGGGGACAGTGCTGCCCCATTGCAAGATGTTATCGCTGGGCTTCGCACTTCGGCAGAGGAATGGTTCATTCGCGAAGGAGTCCCCTCCGCGGAACGATCAACTCGCTTCGTCCTTGATATGCGCTATCAGCGGCAAAACTTCGAGCTCCCTGTCGACATCGGCGATGGGGTACTGACGGATACGGATATTCCGTCCATCATCGACCGCTTCCACGAGATCCACCGAAAAACATACGGGTTCGCCCATGCAGGTTCCGGAGTGCGCGTCGTGAACATCACCGTCATTGCGTCTCAGCCCGTCGAGCCTTTGGAACCCACAACGCTACCAACCAGAACGATCGCCGACCGGGACTCCATCATCGCTACACGCGACGTGCGCTTCCCAGAGGGAAAGCTCCCATCCACAATCCACCGTCGTGAACTTCTACGTTCCGGAGACCACATCGACGGCCCAGCCGTCATCGAACAGGAAGACTCAACTACATTGTTGCCACCAGGATCCCACGCACTCGTCGACTCATACGGAACACTCATCGTGGAGGTGGGAAAATGAGCCTCGATCACGACACCCTGACAAAACATCACACCACCAACAGTGCCGATCAAGTCGACCCGATCACCGTCCAAGTCATTGGGAACGCACTTCTCTCCGTTGCCGAAGAAGCAGGCACCGTTCTCAGACGAGCAAGCTACTCGACGAACATCAAAGAGAGAGCGGACTGCTCGACTGCGCTGTTTGACGCAAACGGTCGGCTCATCGCACAAGCTGAACACATCCCCATCCACATGGGTTCGATGGCCGGTGCGGTAGGGCGCCTGAGCGGACGTCTTCCGGGATATGAAAACATCCGCATCGAGTCTGGTGACGTCTTCATCACGAACGACCCCTACGACGGCGGAGGCACTCACCTTCCCGACATCACAATGGTGGCTCCAGTCTTTGTCGAAGACGAGATCGTTGGATGGAGTGCCAACATTGCACACCACTCTGACGTCGGAGGACATGTGCCGGGAAGTAACTCTGGAGACTCGACCAGCCTTTTCATGGAGGGCTTGCGAATTCCATTGGTAAAAGTCGTCAGCCAGGGCGAAGTCATCAACGACGTTCTCTCATTCGTGCTCCTCAACTCGCGGTTGCCTGAGGAGCGTTACGGAGACCTCCTTGCTCAGCAGTCAGCAGCTGCCGTCGGTGCACAGCGCCTCCTCGAACTCCATGCCAAATACGGTACTGGCGTCGTTGCTTCGGCAAGTGCCTCTCTGCTCGACTACGCAGAGAAGCGTCTGGCCCTCGCCGTCGCCGAAGTCCCAGATGGCGTGTACACGGCCACGGACTGGCTCGACGAGGACCGCCCAGGCGATGGCAGGATCCCAATCGTTGCCTCTGTGACGATCGACGGCGAACATATATCCGTCGATTTCACTGGCACCGGCCGGGAAGCAGTCGTCGCAGTCAACGTCGTTCGCAGTGCTCTCGAAGCGACAGTGTTCTACGCGCTCAAGGCGGCACTAGATCCAGGGATACCTGCCAACGGGGGATTCTTTGACGCAGTGAAGATTCACGCCCCCGAAGGCACCATTCTCAACCCCCGTCCGCCTGCCCCGGTCGCAGCGAGGACAGATACCTGCCAGC includes the following:
- a CDS encoding MurR/RpiR family transcriptional regulator codes for the protein MAEDDTSDETLFERATRVGPRLRGTLADIASYFARHPDQVATSSAKDIAKVIGTSDASVIRAARALGYRGMKEVRKAAMSLVASRADPGAVIHRRMHSTTAGSHLRTVIDDTAVAVEQFRETISDTEWNAIVQSVADSDHVACYGLSPTGFIADYLAFFLSRVGLSADSSRASGVLLADELVQLAPGTVLIVFAPIREFDEITVACQHARKLGLTVILITEAIGMPIRETADHVITTSPTSLSSASDASIPLLVSQALVNAVAAQNPERALERMEGLNQLRTAISGQDILLTAEKVGLTHPGSKSAPSNTTSNKDSEGISHS
- a CDS encoding hydantoinase B/oxoprolinase family protein, yielding MSLDHDTLTKHHTTNSADQVDPITVQVIGNALLSVAEEAGTVLRRASYSTNIKERADCSTALFDANGRLIAQAEHIPIHMGSMAGAVGRLSGRLPGYENIRIESGDVFITNDPYDGGGTHLPDITMVAPVFVEDEIVGWSANIAHHSDVGGHVPGSNSGDSTSLFMEGLRIPLVKVVSQGEVINDVLSFVLLNSRLPEERYGDLLAQQSAAAVGAQRLLELHAKYGTGVVASASASLLDYAEKRLALAVAEVPDGVYTATDWLDEDRPGDGRIPIVASVTIDGEHISVDFTGTGREAVVAVNVVRSALEATVFYALKAALDPGIPANGGFFDAVKIHAPEGTILNPRPPAPVAARTDTCQRVVDAVFAALAQALPDRIPAGSHSTITYVNFSGLGRDFYVYPEVVAGGAGARPEADGLDAVQVHITNSSNLPIESLESEYPLMVDAYELVTDSGGAGAHRGGLALRRDIRILGDGAEFSAHADRQSLPPTGMAGGHNGTAGRFTVRPGTTEEQVLPGGRVSGVALAQGDVMRIQSPGAGGFGSPLQRPVEKVLIDIADGRVSREAAASIYGVIVDESGNLNRIKTEQARATATSSSKNSTEHMPTTATEERSAGS
- a CDS encoding TetR/AcrR family transcriptional regulator gives rise to the protein MARPKNQTNRRAQMVQAAKEAIAARGITGLRAIDVAAYSELGAGSVAYYYPDLSELVREVHQDAVSRFYWSRQQQSCEGDDPRVKLTNMIHSGIPVSREDIDFQVLGELHTHAYRDGFHAELMAELFRLEVSLYHSILSEGVETADFAMAVSEETAAKNLVALEDAYALHFMGGTPLDTEAIYELIVANAEALTGCRRLYSSTARRSLG
- a CDS encoding NAD(P)/FAD-dependent oxidoreductase, coding for MTSQLEQSVIVIGAGIIGVSLADALVKRGQTVELLDFDEPASGTSAVSYGWINSHRKHPLAYHRLNVEGLRRWQEIAQDDPQSVTFAGHVEFADDEEHRQTLTERVERLISLGYPAAWIDSTEAEELTGLQVPASAIAAVFEAEGHAFPVTRTRTLLDGLVKNERFSMHKCRATSVRETSDGVTVVTGQGNINGRVAVVAAGNGSEHLVESAGGRLPLVPAVVNGSAYGYLARVEAPGHPVQGLVTTDRLNLRPENDERLLVQALDLDSSADQHQEPGKTVVEEFSARVSKLFPDLETQVVDIRVGHRVIPADGLPAVGRIRPNSAIFAAVAHSGIVLSPLLAEILSEEILGGEPNSLLKLFQPSRFLDNAQRESVAAPRRPGEQ
- a CDS encoding APC family permease, with the translated sequence MVSSLERTTAYADEQKQHLKKSLGRFDIVLIVMSAVLSIEVLAETAGFGAETFTWTLVLAIFFLVPYALVFAETGSTFVGEGGAYIWVRQAFGRPAGAIASILSWVTQPVWVGGSMAFLATGTWNQFISPLEAGSIGDWIFKIVFIWITVIAAILSLAKAKWLPTLGGVLKVIFIAFFLFTTIIYAAQHGVQPLHLSDFSPSLGGFLGLVPLLLFSYLGFEASNSASDEMKNPKKDIPVAIARSGFISALCYLLPVLAMLLVLPTETITGIGGLLDAVQTVFTVYGPAAEVMVVLAALMFVIILASQGAAWMIMSDRMQALTAADGAFFGGFFGKISRTLGTPVNVNLLSGTVATVFLIAAMQLSGDAGALFGVVLSISISTFLLSYLLIIPAAIKLRWKHPGIERPFRVPVGNVGLTILGGIAFLWILLGSWVAIFPGTLDRLFGQEYNFLDEWGVDQGPFTALTLGTLGALAALALIGYVRGHRVRVFRPTPTDPQDLLDDLDPALDSKLDTQKGM
- a CDS encoding hydantoinase/oxoprolinase family protein, whose amino-acid sequence is MRVGVDIGGTFTDITAVDDQGVFHIGKIPSTLDDQSVALAQGVSGVLERSGGQAGEVDYLGHGTTVATNTLLELNGSPTALVVTRGFRDVLEIARQKRPSLYDLFAEKPRVLVPRSRVFEIDERLLGDGTELRPVQSDDLATLLEKLAQIDVTAVAVCFLHSYRDPAHEIEVAEAIAERFPDRYVTRSSEVAPEFREYERLSTTVINAFIGPRMDRYVSMLEKRTNELGVPVPPKIIQSNGGIVSPDSIVRRPVSTLLSGPSAGVLGAAWVSERSGFTELVTFDMGGTSTDVCLVRDGEALVTAERSVDGYIVRTPSANVHTVGAGGGSIAQVDGAGALQVGPRSAGARPGPAAYGHGGTRATVTDANIVLSRQDPDQVIGEGLHLDIEAAERVVEEIGTALAIDVEEAALGVIRVANSHMARAVRGVSVDNGDDPRDLALVAYGGAGPLHAVEVAREVGMRTVIVPPNPGTLCALGLLVSEVRTEIRQSSLLDLGDSAAPLQDVIAGLRTSAEEWFIREGVPSAERSTRFVLDMRYQRQNFELPVDIGDGVLTDTDIPSIIDRFHEIHRKTYGFAHAGSGVRVVNITVIASQPVEPLEPTTLPTRTIADRDSIIATRDVRFPEGKLPSTIHRRELLRSGDHIDGPAVIEQEDSTTLLPPGSHALVDSYGTLIVEVGK
- a CDS encoding FAD-dependent oxidoreductase encodes the protein MHDLAVVGLGALGTHVALAAARKGLDVVGLDSGSGDHEHSATGGRTRIFRLAYTFGTDYVPALQRSLTFWNSLSSRYPETRFETGALMIGNAADPEIAKAVTAAQSCNLPHELLDASAMSTRWPMHHLVPGDIALYDPAGSLLIPPAITARVRADAEALGATLRFHSPVAAIKESSRGSMITLGNGEELRSRQIVVTAGAWSGRFVPEFTNAVELRRAILHWFSTPNDFEYGPTQFPVGLRRTGNVRYSFFPQVDANGIKVNLHSPKQVVPQPEMREINLPSDFDELVDGLKRTLTGLGRRTASAAYVESYTPDYRILLGRVANTKNRWLLAGGSGQAFKLAPALAEHLVELIQGEVPSLSLDGVIRSPGTPAVEAVRGP